The region AAAGGGTTAGAATAAGAGCGAGAGTTGCAGGGAAAAGGTGGACTATGGTGGAGACTCTCCTCCTGAATGAGTGTATCATGTATTTCTGGGTATTATCTGCggtttcagctgctgcagatcTATCAGATCTATCTGACCTGTTTAAACAGGATTAAACAAGACCCGTTTTACATTCTCCACATTCCCTTTATAAAAGAAATTACCTTCTAACTGTCCTCTCTCAATTAGTATTTTCATTTCTCTGAGCGTTCCTGAGATGCAGCATGAATAGACTGAATTGTTCCATTAGTATGTGAACTGCATACTCTTTTGCAAACTATTAATAAAGGCTACTGATcaaactgtttctttttgtgttttcatttatcttttttacatttttaatgcttCCTTGTGTATTCAAGGTACACAGTTGAATACGGCCAAATATTAATGTCGTATCTTACTGGttgctgcataaaaaaaaaacacctaaatgAATTGTGCTACTTTCCcagctgttgtcatggtaatGAAAAGATGATAAGCAATTATCATCAATTATTTGTGTTACATTTGAGGTGATTGCTGCATGCTGATCTCCGTCAACCAACGTGTAATTGGCTCTTAATTCAGCaggggatctttttttttctgtttttatcttccTCATTATTTGGGGGTATCATtgtaaagaaagcaaaaaaaaaaaaacaggtcagagGAGTTTAAGCAATGTAAAGTGTTCTCTTTTAGGCCTTTCACTGTACAAGGTCAGGTCAGCGGTGAAGTATGGCTGCTGCTTCTCACAATCGACACGAGGGTGGGATCAGCATTCTGTGTCGGACAGAAAGCCCACTATTATAGCCAGCCCTCCAGAAGCTTCTCATTTCTTCTGGCTGTGTTGGGGACAGAAGAGTTGGGGTAGGGGGGTCGGAGCTCCACACAGCGCTACGCAGAGAGGGACCTCGGTGAATAGGCCCCACTCAAGAGAAATAAAGGAACCTCTTCGCTGGTTTGTTTTGGAAGCTGTCTTATTGATCTGTCTACCAACGAATGAATGCATCGGCCCAGTTTTCCCGCTAGTATGAACAATGGCACTCAAGGCCTGTATTAACTGGCCCGATGTTATTCTCACAGAACGGCGTCCGTTAAGGGGAGTTTAGGAGTGCAAGCTCGTCGTTCCATCCTGTTATCAAATCTAATctagaaataaagaaatcaatgaTCACTGACAGCATAAATCGATGTCAGTTGGCACAAGGACGTATTTCATCAGTAAAATGATGCTAAAACACAATTACAGTATCGCTGAGCACCACAAAGACCGTTAAGTGTAGTGAAGGAGATGCAATTTCAAATCAATCCTGGGACCTTGAGGACTCGCCACacaaaaatgcaattaaaagcTCAGAAAGGGAAGACCTGATGTGCTTACAGGGTacagaataaagaaatgaagtTACAATGTTGAGgtcaaaatgtttacaaagaaaaagattttCACATCTAATGGCATAAATAGGAAGACATGGGAGAATGAGACTCAACTGAGTTACACTACGTTCTGAATGGATGCTATGTGAGGCATCATTAGGCATTCTCTTGTATAAACCAGAGTATCCTCAAACTCCAATAGGAATGCAGACGTGCCATTTTGATAGTTTATTGACCTACGAAACTCATCTCAAGTGAATATGTATCTATAGCATATCCACAGTAATCAGTGTTGTTTAATgactgtgacaaaaaaaactggagACTTCTACGTCTTAAAAGTGCAAACTGACAATTATGGAGGACTTCTTTTAACATTCtaaacaaaagatgaaaatcCCTGATTTGAATTTACCAGGCGTTCAGATTAAATGCATCTGAAGTTTTGTTAATGAGCCTATCCTCCCGTTGTTCTTCAGCCACGAACGTATGTGAGGCGAGCGAGCCTGGGGAGAAGAATAACACAGAAACTAGCGTGTAGTAaagaacattatttatttaagacaAAATCTAAagctgaaataaatacatgagaGAACAACATATGAATTTACTTTAGTGAACccaactatgaaaaaaaaaaaaaccacaacactTTTAGTGgcaacaaacagaagaaacaaagcCTCATCGGGCAGCAGATTTCTGAAAGTATCCCAGCTACTTCTGAACGGACCAGAccataacaaataaaaaggttGATCTGCAACTGATttgtcaaacacattttcaaaactgaTTTTCAGCCACCATGCACTCCCAtaacaaaataaagtgtttgcTGTTAAAATTAGAAATGTTTACAGGCCTCGACATgtgtaataaatacaaaaacaaagatcatcaataaaaaaaaaaaaaagtcattaggACATAAGATTTTGAATGAAAGGTAAGATGGTAGTAGACGAGAAATGAGTGCAGTCAGGAAAAAGGGGGTTAAATCAACTCGTacaaatcattttcatgaaaacgaTCTAAATTAGGCAGGACTGATACATTCATTATGTGCATATTCCCCGTTATTAGACAAAACTGAAGCTAAGACTTTCAACAcctggagctaaaaaaaaaatgtgatatgGTGCTGCTTgagtttgtaaaaatgtgtctgtataAAACTCATAGAGTTGAAATTCAAAAATGACAAGTTTGATGATCAGATGAATTGCCAGAAAGACCTCCAGATTGTGTAATAAAAGCTGGCATCATGTACCTTACATTCCTGAAAAGACCAGACATCATATTGGCCACCTGTTCAGTAAGCACAAGGATAACTTTTGTGCGCGCGTTAACCGAAAGAATCACAGTACACAAAGACGCTGTAAATATCATTATGTGCTGTTGTGAACAGCGATCCTCTTTTATCAAGATGGATGTACAGAAAACAGAAGGCCGCAGAGTTGTTGTCCAGTTGTAGTTTCAAACACGAGCAGACACCACATCTACAGACATTAGGACAGGGGAACAGACTCAATTGGCACcgttttaaaaatctgaatttttaaaaattcaaaatttgatccttttgaaaaaaaaaagtagaaaaaaaaggttcttaaaTGAGTTTAAAACAACAGATGTGTTAAGAAAAGGAGAACACAAAGGCGGTAGCTCTTCAACAGTGGTTGACATCGTCTCCTCTTGATCACAATGCCCTTTCAGAGTACAGCTGACGTACAGCAGAGACCCTatacatgcagacagacagacatgtgcTATCCTCCCTTTAAATCATCCCTGCTGCTCAAAAATAAAGAgcttgaaatcctctcataacttCTAAAATGGCTCAGATAACAACAGGGAGGTTCAAATGTcaagaaaacatcacaaatcTGTTGTATAGccttccatttaaaaaaaacccgaTAGTTGTCCTTGACGGCATGTTCCATCaacaatatttaaatacatcAGCTTCAAGTCAATAGTATTTCTTCTTATAGATATAgcatctcctctccttcctcttcttcagttatTCATTCTGTAACCCTGACAGCTCTTCACAACCATCAACAGGCtgccccactcctcctcctcctcctcctcctcctcgtacaaagacagacacagtgGTTCTCGCAGCAACATTTTAAGACTCTCTATGATCCTTCTGTGGTCTGTGGAAATGGAATTTAGACATTGAAGTGAAACGAGAACTTTTCTGAAACATATTTGTATCGatttgataaaaaagaaaatcaagtcaCACATTAGCCTCCACGACCTTCCCAAGTTTCATGATTTTCCATCACCTAAAATTCACTACAGATACAAAATAAAGGCTCTCCAGGCCCTAAACCTAAGAACCAATCAATTAACGGATTGTATGCTTTTATGCAAAGTTACtccaaaagtgtttttcttgaATAAGTCTTTTTTGGTCTCAAAATCACATCCAATAGTAGTTTTCAGTACCACAGAGATAATTTAAATAGGAAGTAAACAGACTTATCGACCCCTTCTTCTTCATTCGGGCTGCCTACAGTAAAGTAAATCATGTATATGAACATGTTGATGGATCAAAACAATTTCATCAAGAGACCATTAATTATTCTCCAAAGTGACTGCTTTAAAAACTGATGTGTTAAATCAATTGTAATCACAAGCTAAGACACCGTATTCTGCCTCCAATCGTTAGAATTCATTCACTACAGTGGACCACTTTCTTAGAACAATACCGATACACCAATGGAACCGTTGGTTAATATTCTTCCTACTCAAGCTTCAGTTTTCAGGGTTATGAATCTTgctcttcaaataaaaaaaaaaaaaggtattggTCATAgtactaaaaaacaaaataacacaagatcACAGAGTCATCCTGTGAGGAAGCACAGAAAGTTGAACCAGAAGCTCTGATGATATGGTCAGTCATGGTGAGGGtgtcagagggagggagggagaaaaggaggagggaaggagcaGAGTCATCAACAGGCCTCCGTTGCCCCAACTCAGTCTTTTCTGATCGGGCCGAACACACGGCCCATGCTGAACACATGGGTGCATGGCCGCCTCTGCTGGGCTTCTGATGCTATGCCGCCATGAGATACTGATGGTAGAAGAGGCCAAAGAGGGAGGTGGAGAAGAGACAGGCGGCGATCCAccaagagaagaaagagaagaggccCCGGAAAAGCAAGGGGCTGAAGACAGTCCGCAGGCCCCCCAGGTCCACTGACAGCTGGGCCACTGACCCCCGGGCTCCTGTTTCTATACCTGGAGCTGGTGTTGGGGCAGCTATTGGTGGCGCCCCTATCACAGAGTCAGAGTTCAATTCATAGACGCAAGGCAGGTCATCTTCAGGATAGACCCACCAGGAATGTCCCCCTGTATTAAAAAAGGACATGAGGGGAATACAGAGTCAAACTTTGGAAGGAAAAGATCAATTATAAACAGGAAAATCATCAAGTAGTGTGTGACTTACCTAATGTTTTTAGCAGCAAAGTGGTATGTAGCAGCATCACCAGTGGTGCAACATACTGTAGTGCGATTACACACAAGTAGTAAAAAACCCGTGCGACCTTTGtgaaatgagagaaagagaatttctgttttactttgtgcAGTGCCATACGTTTCAACTGGAGAgggctttaaaaagaaaatgacaggaGATGATGTGTATGAGTTGTGTGTTCTATGCTCTGTAATTTACAAAGACAGAACCCTAAATGTTTTGCTTTAATAAAGTGAAAGTGACTTCTTCTCCACATTTACAAAACCAGGAGGGTAGCACACTGTAACCGGTTAATATGGAAATACAGATCTTAACAATGCTATGCCTTTTAAATCTGTCCAAAAGTACACCATGCTTCTTAAATAGTGGATTTTTTAACTGATCTTCAGAAAGGGGAAAAATTCAGATTATTCTCATTCACCATCTTCTGCAGGTCGACAGTGCTTATCCGTCCCGCCTCCTTCTTCATCTGGTCCACGCCCTTCTGGGCCAGGTTGAGGTAGGCCTGCAAATGATGTCTCATCATAGCGAGCCGGAGAACACACATCAGTATGATGGCCCATAACCGCAGCGTGTCAAACGTCTCCTCAGTCATCCTGGTGTTAATAGAAAGACAGGGggggaggaaaaaggaaaaaaaatggtgaagggatgacagAGGGGGGTGTGGCTAACACATCATCACATTGCTTTGTAATTTGGATTGtaggcagagtgagagagaaaagaaaagaagaaagagcagagaggctCATACAACTTGCCAAATTAAAGTAGAGAGAGTAAAAAGGTGCCGTCATGTGACCTTGACGGATTCACAGTCACAGTTGGAGGAGAAACTTTGACACATTACTGAATTCAGGCTTGagacaaattaaatattttatctcAGAATGAATAACTATCTTACAAATGACAGCAGTTAGAGATAGAATAAACAGCTCTCCCTGAGGTATGACTACATTTGTTTACAGTCTAATTTTAAACCGAGCAGACAAAGTGTGTATTGTCACTTCAACGAACTACGAACTGAATGCAGTCCTTATCTCATTGAACTGTTGTAAATTCCATTTTTACAACTGCTGTTGCATTGTTTACATCCATTTCCCAGCACAAAAGCAAcaattactttttatttcacagcttTGCAGAGATGTCCCCATTCCTCGTGTATGAATGGCAGGTAATTAGCTTGTCAGATATCAAGGGAGCCCAACAGGCTTGTCTACCACGTGCAGATCAATCAGCAGAAGATGCAAGCACGAACACCTCCAGCACAATCGGGATTCCAAGGAATGTTCAGGTAATCTTGTACATGAGCTACAGAGCATTTAATCACCAAGCTATTGGTGCAATAATATGAACTATTAGAAGAAATGATTGGAAACGTTAAATTGACTACATGTTTACTTTACCTTCAAAACAACTCGACTGCAGAAAGGTTCAATCTCTTAATGTGTTTGcgttaacacaaacaaacttcaACTTTAAACACGTTTGATTAATTCCTGAAACATCTGGATCAGACATGAATtgattcaaacaaataaaagcattaacTTACAAAGGCACACTCTCCTTATCCAGAGTGGGGTTCATGATGTAGTCCTTGGTAATGGGCTTCACCCACAGCAGGACCATGATAAGAGGGGACAGGAAGTTGATATGGAGGAGAGTCCTACAAAACACAGGAGGGAACATAATGCCAACAAACCGATCATAATGACTCAATGTTTTCTAACAAGATGTcttttttcccaaaatgtttcTGACAACctctaaaaatgtgaaatgttattAAGTGACTCTGCATAGGTCAAACAAGTCAGCTTCATAATTACTCGATTTTGAATCTCAATTTGAAGTAAACACATGCAGAAATATGTCCATCAACAACTCTCTCTGAGTGAGGTGAGAAGATAGCCAAGGCCCAGATTTGAAAGGGCTAGGAGATAATCCCTGTTGGTGACAGGGTCTGAGGATGTAAGCTTGTGACAGTGAAGAGggagacaggaagaggaggacatcTTGGAGAGTCTGCTGTGCCAAACGGGATTATTCTGGCTGGGATTTGTTCCCTACTCTGTACTCTGTACTCTGtacctaccccccccccccccacacacacacacacacacacaatgcaatGAGAAAAAGTACAAAAGAGAAGCACATAACAATTACACGATCTGATCTTAGAGGTATTGTTTTGACAAAGATATCCTGACTTCCCACCttttacactctttttttttttttattaaggatAAGGaagacatcaaacattttcaatgaaATATGCATGAGGAAGCCCCAAAGTGAATACAATTACTGCGGTGGACTCACTGTGTAAATTTGGCTGTGGTCAGATTGAGTGCGTCCAGGTGCATCTGGGCCAATCGTAGACCAGGGAAAGTGAGAAACGCTCCAATCAGGGAGCAGAGAAGAGCGAGGATCAGCTTGAAGGTTAGTTTAGATATGGGACCCctgtgaaataataaaaaaaataatgcatagTGAGATACTACTGTAGTTTCATTAGTCATAAAAAATTCATGAaggcagagaaaacaaaaaaaatgatgctgcAAGAATACTGATTTTGTACTTACTGGGACTCTAAGCCCTGGTGCTGCAGAAACTGTAGAGCACTGTCGGAGAAGTTTGAAAAACctagaaatgtagaaatgtttgaTAGTCACTCACccacaacatgtaaaaaatatagtTACTAACTGGGTCAACAACCTGGAGGAGTGCTCACCTGTCTCCAGACCAAACTCCAGGTAGTTCTCAGTGACGATGAGAATGGCCATGGCTTTGAcgaaaaagaagaaagcaaaagtgatgcagagtgagcgctctcctccttcctccagcTTGAAGTAGTGCGCcgtgagagagaaaagagtcTTGCTGGGGAGACAGAGTCAAGGAAAAACCATCTCCAGAAGCACTCTGACACATAAAGCACAGCCAAATCGCTTTTCAGGCACTCTTTCAATCACTTTGACAATTCAAGGAAAAGCAGAAATCTCAAATCAAccgatgaaaaaagaaaaccaacagTCACCGCtcaaatgtttttcatctttaCACAAGTCAAGTTTGTGCATATTTACAGTCCTGTTTGAACCCATTCATGTCCTGATATACAGCATGTGTGGGTATTTGGTACCACAGCCATTGAAGTTGTAATGGCGTTTCCCTCCCCCATAGACACCGATCACAAGGCTAAGGGCAGCGCATGTTTCTAAGTGAACTCTTGGTTGCCACAGAGATGAAACTCCCTGAAAGTCCCTACAACATTTCAGGTGACAGCGTACCAATTTTTCACTCCTTTTCAGTCACAGAATGGTATTCAATCCAATGGAGCCTTCTctcgttccttttttttaccttcttcttttttgtactGTGAAGACAGCTGTATAAACATTCTCCAGCCAAGTTCAAGTCAGCATGAGGCTGAAAAGACAAATAGTTATGTTTGAGCTGTCAAGCAGTTGGCCTGGGCTACAATTAATATAGTGCAGAGGGGGATGAAATGCGGTCCCGTTTTCAAATTATAGTAAAACGGAGGAGATAGCAAGGTACCATTAGATGCAGATACTTGGAAGAGCATGCTGCTCTTGAGGTATTCGTAAAGGTTTAGGCGTTAGACCTGATCTCCAGGG is a window of Labrus mixtus chromosome 5, fLabMix1.1, whole genome shotgun sequence DNA encoding:
- the tmem161b gene encoding transmembrane protein 161B — protein: MGVIGVQLVVTMVMASVIQKIIPHYSFARWLLCSGSLRWYQHPTEDELRSLAGKQKGQKRKDRKYNGHIDNKPLTVPKDIDLQLETKCITEVDTLALHYFPEFQWLVDFTVAATLVYLITELYYSVAQPSGEMNISVVWCLLVLAFVIKTLFSLTAHYFKLEEGGERSLCITFAFFFFVKAMAILIVTENYLEFGLETGFSNFSDSALQFLQHQGLESQGPISKLTFKLILALLCSLIGAFLTFPGLRLAQMHLDALNLTTAKFTQTLLHINFLSPLIMVLLWVKPITKDYIMNPTLDKESVPLMTEETFDTLRLWAIILMCVLRLAMMRHHLQAYLNLAQKGVDQMKKEAGRISTVDLQKMVARVFYYLCVIALQYVAPLVMLLHTTLLLKTLGGHSWWVYPEDDLPCVYELNSDSVIGAPPIAAPTPAPGIETGARGSVAQLSVDLGGLRTVFSPLLFRGLFSFFSWWIAACLFSTSLFGLFYHQYLMAA